The genome window TTTAAATAATTTAGTCTGAATTTCCAGAGGGATATAATACACTCCTCCCCTATCGTTCCAAACTATTTGTACTAATACGATATCACAGCGTGGATGGTAGTTATTGAGAAACTCTCTCGCCTTTTGAGCATCAACCGTCCATATTAGTTTAACCCCGCTAAATCCTCTCCCCGTTATTGTTTTAACAGATACTGGTTGCCCAAATAATTCTACGTCAATCTCCGGCTCTATAATTGGGATGTCTGTTTTAACATTGCTTTCCCCAAATTTATAAATGAGCAAAGCAATTACTATCTTCTCACGAACAGAGCCTACTTCCAT of Chloroflexota bacterium contains these proteins:
- a CDS encoding ThaI family type II restriction endonuclease produces the protein MNDKLIEIFTDESLINKIKRRLPYLYQIAELESSRAGKIGMEVGSVREKIVIALLIYKFGESNVKTDIPIIEPEIDVELFGQPVSVKTITGRGFSGVKLIWTVDAQKAREFLNNYHPRCDIVLVQIVWNDRGGVYYIPLEIQTKLFKEIGREKYIKLPKLGTNPRGVEISKEALLQLVRDEKTKFIEITWQKSKIDYHPYKRWIDYWRE